GATATGGTGGCGCTAAATTTAGTATTGTGATTCCTAAGTGCATATAACGGGTTGATTTAAGAGCTACTTTGGTTCATAAAATAACAAAGTCACGGTTCAATATTGTGGCTTTGTTATTTTTAATCGACATGTGTTTATCGCTTTGAACGATGTAGGCCATAAATAGCATGGTCTATGATTCGGCCATTCAAGTTCTCATTACGAGTGATGATACCTTCTAACGTGAATTGTAAGCGCTCACAAACTTTACGGCTGCTCATGTTCTCAGTCGCGGCTGATATTTCAATCTTTTCCATATCTAACTCTTCGAAAGCAATCTCAATCAGTTTTTGAACTACACGAGTGACAATACCTTTGCCTTGTTTAGTCTCTGATAACCAATAGCCAACCGTTACCTTCTTTGTACTGTGGTCAATTGTATTGAAGCTGCAGTTTCCGACGACGTTGCCTTTATAAATAATCGCACATGTCATGCTTTTACCTTCAGCATAATCGTGTAACGAACGTTGAATGAAGATTCTAAAGTCTTGCGCTGTTTTACAGTGTGGTGGCCACGCAAGCCATTGGCTTAGGTACTCGTTTTGGCTCTGTGAGATTTCCGCGTAATGAGAGGCGAAATTCTCTTCAACCAATGCGATGGATAGTTCGTTATCTATTATAGTCTTAAACATGTCTTTCCCTTTTTGGCTGTTTTGCTCAGTGAATATTTGCCAGCAGAATATAATGTCGGATGATTTTCAATATGCAACCAATTGTGGCACGAATTTTTCGTGATACGTTAGGTCAATCACGAAACTCATTAATCCTCACAATAATTGTGTATATAATCATTAACTATGCATTAGTATTAGCAACCTAAATATATAAAAACTATAAAAATTCTAGGCTTAATTAATGAATCTACATTGCCAAAATGTAACCGTAGACCTAAGGAAGGCTCTATTTGGTATAGCGAAGGCGCTTGATAACGTCGGTTTTGAAAGCAAAAACCATGGACAAAGAGTGGGCTATATCGCCTATCGGTGTGCTTTGAGTGTAGGGTGGGAAGAAGAGCAGGCGCAACTCGCGTTTTCTCTAGGCTTAATTCACGATTGCGGTGTGTCACAAATTGACGAACAACTCAGTTTGACCTCAGTGTTTATTCCAGACTCAAGCTACCACCATTGTCAAAAGGGCTATCAGATTCTAAAAGAGTGCCCCGTCCTTTCAATCTTCTCTAAACCTGTACTTTATCACCATACTCCTTGGATTGAGTTAAAGACAATGCCAATCAGCGAGCTGGAAAAAGAGTTGGCTGCAATTGTGATGCTAGCCGATAGAGTAGATTATCTTTACGGTGTCACTTCTTCAGATCGTTACGGAAACCTGACACCAGATGGCAAGGCGAGCATTATTGAACGTTTGACTGAACAAGCCGATGAGATGTTTGAAACTAACCTCGTTCAACACATGTGTGAGTTAGTTGATTTAGATGATTTCTGGTTTTCGATGGAGATCCCTTACATCGAAAATATGAGGGATAATTTTGAGCCAGTCCCCTTCTTTTCTCAACAAATGTCATTGGATGAGACGGTTGCCTTTGCTGAATTTATTGCTAATGTTGTGGATACCAAAAGTTCGTTTACTTTTAAGCACTCCTTGAAGGTTGGGCAACTTTCAGAATATTTAGCCAAACAGCTTGGTTACTCCTACACCACTCAACGCAAACTCTATTTAGCAGGGTTAGTTCACGACATTGGTAAATTGCAAACGCCAGGTGATATTCTCCATAAGCCTGACTTACTGACTGATGAAGAGTATTGCTGTATTAAGAGGCACGCCACGGACACTCGATTCGCGTTGCAGGAACTGTTTAGCTCACCTCAGGTTTGTCAGTGGGCATCGAATCATCATGAAAGGTTAGATGGATCAGGCTACCCTATGGGAAAAACCGCTGAAGAGTTGGACCAACCGAGTCGAATTGTTGCTGTGGTGGATGTTTTCCAAGCATTAACGCAATCTCGACCTTATCGTAAGGGAATGACACTACAAGAGGCTCTCGCTATCTTAAGAGCTTATGTTGATAGCTATAAGTTGGATCGAGAAGTGTTTGAGTGCCTTGAAAAACACGCACAATATTGCTTTGAATTATCGACTGATAAAAGAATGTATGCGTTTTGATGTTAGTGGATGCTGAAAGCAGTAAAGCATTTGTAAGTCATGTTCGAAGATAAATGACTAGACAATAAAAACAGAAAAGCGATGGCCGAGGCTATCGCTTTTTAATGGGGGCTGTTAGGAGATAAAGATTAAGATCTATAGAGCAAATTAGTATCGTTTTAAGATCTCGATGATCTCTTGCTCTGTTTCCGCTGCAATGATGGCATCAATGTCATCATCATTCTGGAACAACTCTGATAGCGCCATAATGGTGTGGATATGGCTATCTGAATCCATTGCAGCCAGAGTAATTGAAAGGTAAACGTCACCGTTGTCTTCCGACTCTAAATCAACCCCTTTCTTGAACACGGTCACTTGCAGTGATGCCTCGTTCACACCATCTTCAGGGCGAGCATGAGGCATCGCAATCTTTGGTGCTAGCACATAGTACGCGCCAATGTCTTTATGCTTTTGTTTAATAGCATCAACATAGCCTGCCTCGATTTTGTTGTGTGCTAGCAGTCTTGAACAGGTCACATCAAGCGCAGCGTCAACGGTTAGGTTCTCGTCAGAGTTGATGATAACGCCTTGGTTACCAATTAAATCAAACAGGCTCATGAAACAATCCATCCTAGAATCAGACCAACAACGCCGAAGTCGAAGTCAGCAAATGTTGTTGCTTCAAGACCAAGGCCACCCAGTACTGGAAGTAGCAGCATCGGTAGGAAAGAGATACATAGACCTTGCGTGAATGAACCTAGAATTGCACCACGTAGACCGCCAGTAGCGTTACCGTAAACACCAGCTGCGCCACCAACGAAGAAGTGAGGAACCACGCCTGCTACAATGATGGTCCAGCCAAGCGCGCCTTGAACAGCCATTGCTAGTAGGCCAGCTGCGAAAGAACAAAGGAAACCGATAAGTACCGCGTTTGGCGCTACAGGGAATACCATAGGGCAATCAAGAGCAGGTTTTGCACCCGGTACTAGTTTGTCCGAAATACCTTTAAATGCAGGAACGATTTCAGCAATTAGCATCTTCACACCTTGCAGTACGATGTAAACACCACCCGCAAAGATGAGAGATTGCATGAAGGTGAAGACAACCCAGTTCTGACCACTTGATACCGTTTCTACAAACTCACCGCCAGCAATAATAGACGCAAGCATGAAGAATATAGCCATGGTTGTTGCAACAGCAACAGGCGTATCACGTAGGAACATCAGGCTTTTAGGAACTTGAATATCTTCCGTTGTTTTCGATGTGTCACCAAACTTGCTACCAATGAAACCAGACACGATGTAAGAAAGGGTAGAGAAGTGACCGATAGCCAGTTGATCAGTACCCATCACTTTCTCTGTGTACTTTTGGCCTAGTGCTGGCATCACAACCATCAGTGTGCCCACAATGAGCGAGCCGATTGCGACTAGAGCAGTGCCTTCAATGTTTGCTGTAGACAAAATTACGGCTACTAGCATAGACATGAACATTGTGTGGTGACCCGTTAAGAAAATATATTTTAAAGGAGTAATACGAGCCAATAAAATATTCACAACGAATGCGAAGAACATAATTAGAGCCATTTCATAACCGAATGCTTCTTGTGCTAATGCAACAATTGCTTCGTTATTTGGAATAACACCACTTACGCCAAAAGCTTCAGTAAATACAACCGAAAAATTATTTAGTGCGCCAACAAGAGCGCCAGCACCAAAACCTAAAATTAGGAAACCCATCACGGTTTTAATTGTGCCTTTTAAAATGGTGGAAATATCTGCTTTTTGTGCAACAAGGCCAATGAAAGCAATTAAACCTACCATGATTGCTGGCTCTTTTAATAAGCCAAGCATGAACTCGAAAAAGTTTTGCATAAATTTGACCTTACATGAAAGTTTTTAATTGTTCTTCGATGGATGCTTTGTCAAAAATATTTTTAAGGCTGATGATATTCTCTTTTCCGCCTTCTTTTAACTGGTTTGCAACATCTGTTGCTGCTACCCAAATATCAGCATTACTTGAAGCCGCAGATGATAGATCTTCATGATCGACTTCTGCTTCAAAACCCATTTTTTTAGCGACTTCTTTTACTGCCATTTCCATCATAAGTGAAGTACCAAGGCCATTACCGCAAACTACAAGGATCTTTTTCATAATATTTGTCTCAATTGGATTTTAAAGGTTGAGAAGCTTCGTTCTCTTATTGTGTGAGAGCATAGTAATGGAAATATTACGAATTCAATAAGATCTCCATCACAAAGTCAAAATGAGATTGTGATGGGGGTCTCGTTAATTTTCAGCAAAGATACAGAGTGAGACTTTGATCAAATTTAACTTTTTTATTCGAATATGCAATGTATTTTATTCAAAGAGATTGGCTTATTTATTTGAGGCGTGCGGGTGTGAACATCGAGCGGCTTTATTGAGGAAAATAGACAATTAATCGTATCGACCGTAATCGGTAAGCATTTTCTTGAGCATGCTATTAACGTCTTTGGTCTTTTTGCTTCTTTTTGTTAATTGGCTAAGTGAGGTTGGTTTTGGATTTTCAATTTTTTCATTATCTATATCTTCAAGCTTGTCTTTCATTTTTTGTACTGCGGGTAAGAGCATGCGAATTTCTTCATTATTCGCATTAGTCAGCACAACAATATTTTCAGATTCGACTTGGGTGATAGTAAGAATACCGTGTTTTACAGATTCAACTTGTTCACCAATCATAATTGACTCAGGAGCTACTGAACGATCGGTAAGTTGACCTGTACGTAATTTCGCCGCACTAATAGCGCGAATATTTCCAGTATTTTCAAACGCAACAATAACAGTATGTGTATTGTAATATTCAACTACTGTCACATAGCCGTGTCTATTTGTTTTGAATCTAGCTCCATTGTTCATGTCGTGCGGAGCTTCCATTTTCTTCACGTGTGTCCTCTCTTCGTTTTGATGGCTGTTATATCTAATCAGCTCTAATTTTTATAGATAATGAATGGGTGAGTTAATACAAAGTATATACGCATCTAAACTTAAGATGAATCTTGAAGTGGCGGTAAATGAGGCACAACACAGAAAAGGGGTAATAATTACACAGAATTAACTGCACAATTACTCTGCTCACTACAAGGCATAAACATCTCGCGCTCATTTCATAAAGCTTGTTTACAAGTGACTGTTAGGTAGCTTTTTATTAGGTAATTGGTCAATAAATACAGGTAAATATGTGATGAAATCTGCATTGATAGTAGTTTTGTAAATTATTGATTTAATGAATGTTTACTGATTGCGTCTGTTTTTGTTAGAACATCCTATTCAAAACAATAAGATAGGTAAATATAATGAAAAAACTCGTCAGTTTACTGCTCGTTGCAGTATCGCTTGGGCTTTCTGGCTGTGCAACTGTATTAACTGCGGAACAAAGTGCTCCGCAATTGAGTGTGGTCCCACAAGAAAAAGCGCTGACTATTGCTGTCATTGATAAACGTCCATACGTTCTAGACCAAGATAAAGAACCAAAGTTTGAGGGCATTATTCGCAGTTCATTTGGGATACCTTATTCATATAATACGGCGACTCAGCAACCAATGTCTCAGTTTTTGACTGATAGGCTCGTTGCAGGCTTAAAGAAGCAGCAAGTGACGGTGGACTCAGTCGAGACGACACCAAACGAAGACATCACAAAAGTCGTTGAGCAGATGAAAGCGTTCGACAATAAATCTATGATGTTCGTCTTGAATGAATGGAAGTATGATTTCCACGCGTTCACAGATAACTCTTGGTACAACGTTAATGTGATTATTTATGATGAAGCCGGTAAGAAGTTACTGAGTAAAAACTTCCAAGGTGAGAATGATGTTCCGGATGGCGGCGCGATTATCAATGAGATGCAGCTTATCTATAAACAGCGTTTTGAAGAAATCTTTCAAGATGTTGAAGTAAAAAGTGCTTTGCTAAACTAGTTACTGGTATTTTCTTTTATATTCTAGAAAAGCCACGTCCTGTGGCTTTTTATTTTAACAATAGATCTAGTTAACTTATATCTGACTGCTCCGGTCGATCTCACCGATAAACACTCCGTTTTGCGCAATCCTTAACCGCGCGATCGTTTGCGTCAAAATATGTGATGAAAGTCTCATTTAACTGTCTATACTTCTCTTCCGGTTTTAAGCCGGTGCTTAGCCAATACAAGCCGTCACATGGATATGTGAATGACCCCACGGACCGGACCAGCTACGTTCCACTGCTTGTATAAGGTGATCTTTACATGAACAACTCGTTGTTACATTCGCTAACTTTGTTAGCTCCTTCATCGCGTAGCGTTTTGCTTGCGGTTCTTTGTCCTATTCCTTTGATGTCATTTATTTGGCTCATGTTCACTCTTTAAGGGCTACTAGGACACATTATGAATATTCTATTTGGTCTTGTCGGTGTGATTGCACTGATTGCTTGTGCGTGCTTGTTATCTGAAAGTCGTTCTGCGATTAACTGGAAAACGGTCTCTCGTGCACTATTACTTCAAATCGGTTTCGCAGCCCTAGTGTTGTATTTTCCATGGGGACAATTGGCACTAACGAGCATGAGCAACGGTGTTTCTAGCCTGCTTGGTTTTGCGGACGCTGGTATCGCTTTTCTTTTCGGTGATCTAGCCACTGATGGTTTTATTTTCGCAGTTCGCGTACTTCCAATTATCATCTTCTTCAGTGCTTTGATCTCCGCGCTTTACTACTTAGGCGTAATGCAAAAAGTGATTCAAATTCTTGGTGGTGCCGTGCAGAAACTGCTTGGTACCAGTAAAGCAGAATCTTTGGTCGCTACGGGCAACATCTTCCTTTCTCAGGGGGAGTCTCCTCTTCTTATTCGACCGTTTTTAAAATCTATGACTCGTTCTGAACTGTTTGCCGTCATGGCTGGTGGTATGGCATCGGTTGCGGGTAGCGTGCTAGGTGGTTATGCCGGATTAGGTGTTGAGCTTAAATACCTTATCGCAGCAAGCTTCATGGCGGCTCCTGGTAGCCTTTTAATGGCGAAGATCATTGTTCCTGAGCGCAGTACGCCAAGTGATTACGAGCACATTGAGCTAGATAAAGCAGACCAAAGCAATGTGATCGATGCACTGGCAAGTGGTGCAATGAACGGTATGAAAGTGGCAGTCGCTGTCGGTACTATGTTGATAGCCTTCGTGAGTGTGATTGCGATGGTAAACACAGGATTAGAAAGCTTGGGTGAAACGTTTGGTTTTGCGGGTATTACGCTGCAAGCTATCTTCGGTTACCTGTTCTCGCCTTTAGCATGGCTCATTGGTATCCCGAGTGATGAAGTTTTGATGGCGGGTTCATACATCGGTCAGAAGATTGTAATGAACGAGTTTGTTGCTTTCATCGATTTCGTTGAGAACAAAGCGCTGTTATCTGAACACAGCCAAGTCATCGTGACGTTTGCTCTATGTGGCTTTGCTAACATTGGCTCTATCGCAATTCAGCTGGGTTCAATCGGTGTAATGGCACCAGAGCGTCGTGCTGAAGTGGCAAACTTAGGCTTGAAAGCAGTAGCTGCTGGTACGCTTGCAAACCTAATGAGTGCGTGTTTAGCGGGTATCTTCATCCTGCTTTAAGCGAGATTCAGTTGAAGCGAATATCTTTCTTGCGGATTCAACGTGAGAAGGGTGTCCGCTTTTTTGTGCCTGCTCGTTAAGTTGATTCAGATTCAAGCTAACACTTTCATAGCTCTGCAGTGTACAAGGTTCACTCGGAAGAGTAATAGAGCAAGTCTCTCTTATCCTATATACTTGAATATCATTAGGTTGCGATTAATGTCATTCTGTTTCGATTAATAGCATTCGGTTTCGATTAAGCACATCCGTTTTCGACGAAGGATAATGGCAACCAAGTCCAATAAATCAAAGGTCTCCCCATGAACATGCGCGTTCTCATTGGTATTATCACTGCTTTTATCGGCTTGTTTGCGATGGTTTATCTTATTGCCGGTGGCACTCAGTTTCCCATCTACCAGTGGCCGCAAGAAGCGTATCTCGGTTTGGTGTTTAGCGTAGTATGGGGCGCTGGCGTCGCAGCATCGGTGGCTTATGTCTTCTCAGCTTTGGTGTTTGTGACTGTCGCGGTGGTTTGCTATGCGATCGGTTATAAAATCGGTGGGCTCTTTTCAAGCAAGCCGGAAGCTTAAACCATAAGTTCAAACAGACGACTCTTTGCACGTTCTTTTGGGGTTAACACTCGCCTTAACCCTCTCTTAACCCCCAACTCATTATCTTGTCTCCATTCTTACAGGAGACAAGAAGATGAAATTGAATCTTCCTTTAAAACATTCCCTTATTTCACTTGCTCTAATTGGTTTGATCGGTTGCACGACAACCAGTCAGACTGACTATGTTTCGCTAGCTGAGCAAAGCACTAATCAGACACAACAAAGCTTACTCGCAGAGCTGATTCAACTGGCTTCTAGTGATCAAGCGTCTACTCAACAAGATCTAGACGCTAAGAACCTACAACTCACCGATTTAGTGAACGCACCGGAGCTCGATCTCTATATCGAACGCGCTCTGAAGAACAGCCCAAGCCTCCAACAAAACATCACAGCACTCAAAATAGCCTATGCGCAGCAAGGTGTAACTTCAGGTGATCGCTTACCAACCGTCGATGCGAGCTTTTCTGGTCAAGCTGACGAGGGCACTAACGGTTCAAGCACCACTGAAACTTATACCACGGATGTCACCGTTGGTTGGGAGTTGGACCTATGGCAGAAATTAGCAGACACAAACAATGCAGCTTTAAAAGACATTGCGACGTCTCAGGCTAACCTTCAGGGCGCTCAAGATCTTTTGGTCGCGAGTGTGATGAGAGGTTGGCTTGATATCAGTTTGAAGCAACAGCTGGTCGATATTGAAACGCAGCGCTTGGTGATTCTAGAAAACAACGAAGAGCTAGTTTTAGAACGTTACCGCGCAGGGCTGGGTAGCCTTGAAGATTTAGATAACGCGAAAACGAGCAGCGCATCGACTCAGGCAACCTTGGCCGATTACCAAGAGCAACTTGCACAAAGTCGACGTGGGTTGGTTTTGTTAACGGGGCTGTGGAGTGGGGGGTCTGATGAAGCGTCTCTCACTGATCTCGGTTCATTTCCAACCATAATTAATCCATTAGATAACATTCCGACGCAAGATCTGGCAGGTCGTCCCGATCTGCAAGCGGCTTTCTTTAATATCGAAGCGGAAACTCTGCGTGCTGATGCTGCATATAAAGCAATGCTGCCGTCTATTAGCTTATCTGCAAGCCTAACCGATATGGCGGAGTCACCGAGTGAAGCGTTGCTTACCGGGCCTTTGTGGAGTGCGCTTGGCCAAGTATCCGCACCATTGTTTCAAGGTGGAAAGCTCAAAGCCCAAGCTGAGATTGCAGACCTGACTACAGAAACAAGCTACTGGGCTTACCAAGAAACACTGTTAAATGCGGTGAATGAAGTGGAAAACGCAATGGGGCAAGAATCTTCACTGACACTTCAACAGCAGCACCTAGCAAACGCATTAGTAAGCGCACAACGTAGCTTTGCCAGTTATGAAGAGAAATACCGTCAAGGTTTGGTCGATATTTTTGATCTACTTTCTGTTCAGCAACAAACCTACGACCTTGAAGCACAGCTAGCACAAACCATTTATAACCGTCTCGTAAACCGAATTTATTTAGGCCTAGCTCTGGGCTTGGGAGTATCCTCATGAAACTAAATACCATCACTATTGCAATTACTCTAGTTGCTGGTTCAAGCATCTTTGCAGCCCTTGCTTACAATGGTTCTCAAGTGCAACCTTCGCCTCAGAATACGAATGAACTGACAGTTTCAGATCCTCAAACTGAGTCTGTTACCACTAAGTCTATTGGAAGTAAGTCTATTGCAGTAAAGACTTTACCTGTTTCACAACAGCAACAGGTGTCGGTTGTTGCTGCAACTTTAGGCGATTATTTAGCGGAAGTTGTGGGCTATGGAGAAGCGAAGTCACGTTATGAACTGATGTTCTCAACAGAGGTGAGTGGTCGAGTCGAGGCGATCAGTTCACAGTTTGAAACTGGACAAGTAATCGGCAAAGGTGAGGTGATCGCCAATATTGATTCGACTAGCTATCAGCAAGCTGTGACAGAAGCAAAAGCGAATGTTGCTCAAGCTCAACTGGATTTATTAGAAGAACAAAGGGAAGGTGAACAAGCCAAATCTGAATGGAAACGTTCTGGTTTATCTGGCGAGCCTGATTCACCTTTGGTATTGCGTGAACCGCAATTAGCACAAGTCACCGCAGCTCTAGAGAACGCCAAACTCGAGCTAGCTAAGGCTGAACAAGACCTCGAAAAAACAACTTTGGTTGTCCCTTTTGATTCGTTGGTCGTGAGCCGTGATGTTCAACCCGGAAGCTATGCACAAACGGGTACTCAGATCGCTACGCTCTATAGCATTGATGAGGTTGAGGTATCAGTGCCGCTTTCTGAAAGCCAATGGTTGAGCTTACCAAACAGCGATAATTCGCAACTGAAACAGCAACCATGGCCAGTGACTCTGTCAAGTTCTGATGGCCAGTTCCAATGGCAAGGTTATGTCGAGCGAGTTGAGCAGCATTTACAGCAAGACACACGTCAACGTTCTTTGATCGTGAAAGTCGATAATCCTTTGGAACAACAGAAAGATCTTTACCCGGGCACATTTGTAAAAGCAACGATCTCTGGTAAACGACTCACTCAATTGTGGCAGCTTCCCGCTTCCGCAATTTCTCAGCAGGGCGACTTGTGGTTTGTCGATGCAAATGGCCAGCTTTCGAAATCAAACGCGAATGTGGAGTTTGAAAAAGGTGGTTTGATTTATGTCGATCCAACTAAGTTGAATAACCCAAACGTATCAAATAGTGACAGTGTACAAGTGGTAAAACGTCCATTAAGTAGCTTCAAAGTAGGTATGATCGTTCTGGCTAAGGCGGAGGGTTAAATCATGTCGAACGATAACCAAGCACGCGCTAACCAGACGTCGAGCAAGCCACATGCGGGTGCGATTGCCTGGTTTGCCAATAATTCTGTGGCGGCGAATTTACTGTTAATGGGTGTGATCATTACTGGTCTGCTATCGCTTAACACGTTGCGTAAAGAAGCGTTCCCAAGTCTTGAGCCTGATGTCGTGTCGGTATCGGTCACCTATGACAGTGGCGACCCTATTCAAGCGGAAGAAGGCCTTGCGATTAAGATTGAAGACGCGCTAGAAACCGTGCCGGGCATTAAACGTATAACGTCAACTTCTGACGCGAACGGTAGCTATGTTTCTATTGAAAAAAACAGCACTTATGATCTTGATACTTTGTTGACTGACGTGAAGACTAAGGTTGATGCGATTAACAACCTGCCTGCCGACGCTGATAACCCAGTGATTGATAAAGCTCGAATGCAAGATCACGCCTTGTGGGTACAGATTTATGGTGATGCAGACAGAGCAACGCTGCAGAGTTTAGCTGAACAGTTGAAGTCAGACTTATTGAGCCAGTCTGCAATCAGTGATTTGGAAATCAAGGCTAAGGCTGACCCTATGATCTCGGTTGAGGTTGATGAAAACAAGCTTCAAGCTTATGGGTTAACACTGACCGACGTGTCAGAAGCAATCAATGCGGAATCTTCTGCAGCTATCTCGACCAGCCTTCGCAATGGTGAAAAAACCGTTCGTTTGAAGGTGTCTGAACAAGCGTATGAATTACAAGATTTTGATGCGATTCCTGTACTGACGACTACCGATGGCACTCAAATTACCTTGGGTGACATCGCCCATGTTGAAGACATGTTTGCTGATGATACTTTTGTGCTTTCTCGTTATAACCAACAGAATGCGATGGCTATTGAGATTGTGATGGATGAATACGGAGACGTAGTCAGCATTGTTGAACAGGCTCAACAAGTGGTAGAGCGCTGGGAAAACAGCAACATGCTGCCTAGTGATGTTGAAATCGAAACTTGGTACGACAAAAGTACCATGATCAAAGATCGCTTGAGTCTATTGGTAAAGAATGCGTTAACGGGTATTGCTCTGGTATTCATCGTACTAGCGGTATTCTTAAACGTGCGTGTCGCTTTCTGGGTAGCTGCGGGCTTACCGTTTGTCTTTTTTGGCACCATGTTCTTCATGACAGATAGTTTCATGGGGTTAACCATTAATGAGATGACCACCTTTGGCTTTATTATGGCGCTCGGAATTGTGGTTGATGATGCCGTGGTGGTCGGAGAAAGTATTTACTCGACACGTAAAGAAGACGGGGACTCAATAGACAGTACTATTCGCGGTACGATGAAGGTGGCATCTCCAACCATATTTGGTGTTTTGACGACAGTCGTTGCTTTTCTCGCGCTTGCTAGCGTTGAAGGCAAAATGGGGCAGATTTATGCTCAATTTGGCACTGTCGTGACGATCTGTTTACTGCTGTCTTTGGTTGAGTCTAAGTTCATTCTGCCTTCGCACCTTGCACACATTAATACTAAGCGAAGTGAAAAGAAGGGGATGTGGGCTCGTGTTCAA
The Vibrio cyclitrophicus DNA segment above includes these coding regions:
- a CDS encoding efflux RND transporter periplasmic adaptor subunit encodes the protein MKLNTITIAITLVAGSSIFAALAYNGSQVQPSPQNTNELTVSDPQTESVTTKSIGSKSIAVKTLPVSQQQQVSVVAATLGDYLAEVVGYGEAKSRYELMFSTEVSGRVEAISSQFETGQVIGKGEVIANIDSTSYQQAVTEAKANVAQAQLDLLEEQREGEQAKSEWKRSGLSGEPDSPLVLREPQLAQVTAALENAKLELAKAEQDLEKTTLVVPFDSLVVSRDVQPGSYAQTGTQIATLYSIDEVEVSVPLSESQWLSLPNSDNSQLKQQPWPVTLSSSDGQFQWQGYVERVEQHLQQDTRQRSLIVKVDNPLEQQKDLYPGTFVKATISGKRLTQLWQLPASAISQQGDLWFVDANGQLSKSNANVEFEKGGLIYVDPTKLNNPNVSNSDSVQVVKRPLSSFKVGMIVLAKAEG
- a CDS encoding YajG family lipoprotein; amino-acid sequence: MKKLVSLLLVAVSLGLSGCATVLTAEQSAPQLSVVPQEKALTIAVIDKRPYVLDQDKEPKFEGIIRSSFGIPYSYNTATQQPMSQFLTDRLVAGLKKQQVTVDSVETTPNEDITKVVEQMKAFDNKSMMFVLNEWKYDFHAFTDNSWYNVNVIIYDEAGKKLLSKNFQGENDVPDGGAIINEMQLIYKQRFEEIFQDVEVKSALLN
- a CDS encoding TolC family protein, with translation MKLNLPLKHSLISLALIGLIGCTTTSQTDYVSLAEQSTNQTQQSLLAELIQLASSDQASTQQDLDAKNLQLTDLVNAPELDLYIERALKNSPSLQQNITALKIAYAQQGVTSGDRLPTVDASFSGQADEGTNGSSTTETYTTDVTVGWELDLWQKLADTNNAALKDIATSQANLQGAQDLLVASVMRGWLDISLKQQLVDIETQRLVILENNEELVLERYRAGLGSLEDLDNAKTSSASTQATLADYQEQLAQSRRGLVLLTGLWSGGSDEASLTDLGSFPTIINPLDNIPTQDLAGRPDLQAAFFNIEAETLRADAAYKAMLPSISLSASLTDMAESPSEALLTGPLWSALGQVSAPLFQGGKLKAQAEIADLTTETSYWAYQETLLNAVNEVENAMGQESSLTLQQQHLANALVSAQRSFASYEEKYRQGLVDIFDLLSVQQQTYDLEAQLAQTIYNRLVNRIYLGLALGLGVSS
- a CDS encoding PTS ascorbate transporter subunit IIC, which produces MQNFFEFMLGLLKEPAIMVGLIAFIGLVAQKADISTILKGTIKTVMGFLILGFGAGALVGALNNFSVVFTEAFGVSGVIPNNEAIVALAQEAFGYEMALIMFFAFVVNILLARITPLKYIFLTGHHTMFMSMLVAVILSTANIEGTALVAIGSLIVGTLMVVMPALGQKYTEKVMGTDQLAIGHFSTLSYIVSGFIGSKFGDTSKTTEDIQVPKSLMFLRDTPVAVATTMAIFFMLASIIAGGEFVETVSSGQNWVVFTFMQSLIFAGGVYIVLQGVKMLIAEIVPAFKGISDKLVPGAKPALDCPMVFPVAPNAVLIGFLCSFAAGLLAMAVQGALGWTIIVAGVVPHFFVGGAAGVYGNATGGLRGAILGSFTQGLCISFLPMLLLPVLGGLGLEATTFADFDFGVVGLILGWIVS
- a CDS encoding HD-GYP domain-containing protein, whose protein sequence is MNLHCQNVTVDLRKALFGIAKALDNVGFESKNHGQRVGYIAYRCALSVGWEEEQAQLAFSLGLIHDCGVSQIDEQLSLTSVFIPDSSYHHCQKGYQILKECPVLSIFSKPVLYHHTPWIELKTMPISELEKELAAIVMLADRVDYLYGVTSSDRYGNLTPDGKASIIERLTEQADEMFETNLVQHMCELVDLDDFWFSMEIPYIENMRDNFEPVPFFSQQMSLDETVAFAEFIANVVDTKSSFTFKHSLKVGQLSEYLAKQLGYSYTTQRKLYLAGLVHDIGKLQTPGDILHKPDLLTDEEYCCIKRHATDTRFALQELFSSPQVCQWASNHHERLDGSGYPMGKTAEELDQPSRIVAVVDVFQALTQSRPYRKGMTLQEALAILRAYVDSYKLDREVFECLEKHAQYCFELSTDKRMYAF
- a CDS encoding NupC/NupG family nucleoside CNT transporter, giving the protein MNILFGLVGVIALIACACLLSESRSAINWKTVSRALLLQIGFAALVLYFPWGQLALTSMSNGVSSLLGFADAGIAFLFGDLATDGFIFAVRVLPIIIFFSALISALYYLGVMQKVIQILGGAVQKLLGTSKAESLVATGNIFLSQGESPLLIRPFLKSMTRSELFAVMAGGMASVAGSVLGGYAGLGVELKYLIAASFMAAPGSLLMAKIIVPERSTPSDYEHIELDKADQSNVIDALASGAMNGMKVAVAVGTMLIAFVSVIAMVNTGLESLGETFGFAGITLQAIFGYLFSPLAWLIGIPSDEVLMAGSYIGQKIVMNEFVAFIDFVENKALLSEHSQVIVTFALCGFANIGSIAIQLGSIGVMAPERRAEVANLGLKAVAAGTLANLMSACLAGIFILL
- a CDS encoding PTS sugar transporter subunit IIB encodes the protein MKKILVVCGNGLGTSLMMEMAVKEVAKKMGFEAEVDHEDLSSAASSNADIWVAATDVANQLKEGGKENIISLKNIFDKASIEEQLKTFM
- a CDS encoding GNAT family N-acetyltransferase: MFKTIIDNELSIALVEENFASHYAEISQSQNEYLSQWLAWPPHCKTAQDFRIFIQRSLHDYAEGKSMTCAIIYKGNVVGNCSFNTIDHSTKKVTVGYWLSETKQGKGIVTRVVQKLIEIAFEELDMEKIEISAATENMSSRKVCERLQFTLEGIITRNENLNGRIIDHAIYGLHRSKR
- a CDS encoding PTS sugar transporter subunit IIA, which produces MSLFDLIGNQGVIINSDENLTVDAALDVTCSRLLAHNKIEAGYVDAIKQKHKDIGAYYVLAPKIAMPHARPEDGVNEASLQVTVFKKGVDLESEDNGDVYLSITLAAMDSDSHIHTIMALSELFQNDDDIDAIIAAETEQEIIEILKRY